The following DNA comes from Spirulina major PCC 6313.
ATGAAACCGAAGTGAAGTCGATGAACCTCCATGACGGCATTGAAAGCACCCTGATCATTTTGCAAAATCGCCTCAAGCCCCGTTCTGAATCCCCCGGCATCCAAATCATCAAACAATACAGCAACATCCCCCCGATCGATGGCTACCCAGGACAATTTAATCAAGTGTTGATGAACATTCTCAGCAATGCGATCGATGCCCTCGAAGAACGGGATCAACATCGCACCTATGCAGAGATAGAAGCCGACCCCAGTATCATCAAAATTACCACCGCCCTGCATCCTCCAAATCACGTCGAGCTGAGTTTGGCGGACAATGGCCCCGGCATTCCCACGGAGATTCAGTCACGTTTATTTGATGAGTTTTTCACCACCAAACCGGTGGGCAAAGGTACGGGTTTAGGGTTGTCCATTAGTTATAAAATCATCACCGAAAGACATCACGGGGAACTAGTTTGCCAATCCACACCGGGTCAAGGGACAGAGTTCATCATCACGATTCCCATTCAGCATCCCCCCGATGGGGATTAGGGGATCTGTGGGGTTGGAGTTCAACGCTTGGAGTTCAACGCAGAGACGATGATGGCCCTGGGGTGAAGGTGCGATCGCACCGTTTAGGTTCACAAATCACTGTGATAATTCTGCCTAATCTCATTCGTTTTAGCATAGATTTAATTCAATTTAATTTGAATTAACATAGTTTTTTGACTATATTTAAAAAGGCAGCAAAACGCCCAACACGAGATTCCTCTGGACTGTCTAGGGTCTAGATCGTCTGGATTGGGGTTTCTGGGTTAATACTGGCGTTGCTGTGATCAGACTAGGGAGTATCTCTCGTCAATGCCAGGGGGTGGGCCCTCAACCCTGTGTTTGCTGTTGATGTTTTAGTGATTGATGTTTTAGTGATTGATGTTCTAGCGATTGATGTTTTAGCGATCGCCGCAGGAGAAAACCTCTGTGATTCATGCCACCTTGCACCAGCTTAAAGTTTTTGAAACCACGGCCCGCCATGGTAGCTTTACCCGTGCAGCCGAGGAGTTGATGATTACCCAGCCCACGGTGTCGAGTCAGATTAAACAACTCACCACCGCCATCGGCTTACCCCTATTTGAACAAATTGGCAAACGCCTCTACCTCACCGATGCGGGACAAGAACTCTTAACCACCAGCCAAGATATCTTTGGCCGTCTGGATAATTTTGAAATGACGGTGGCCGATTTAAAAGGTAAAAAACAAGGTAAACTCCGCATCACAGCAATCACCACCGCCAAGTATTTTGTGCCTCGCCTCTTAGGGTCGTTTTGTCAGCTTCACCCGGATATTGATATTTCTCTTCAGGTGACGAACCATCATGATATGCAGCAGCGGATGCACGATAACCTGGATGACCTCTATATCCTCAGTCAACCGCCGGAAGGGATTGATCTCCACACTGCCCCGTTTTTAGAAAATCCCCTCGTGGTGGTGGCCAATGTGGATCATCCCTTGGCGCAGCGGCGAAAAATCCCGATCAAGGCCTTAAATGGGGAACAGTTCATTATGCGAGAACAGGGGTCAGGGACACGGCAAGCGGTGCAGAAACTCTTTGCCAAATATCGAATTTCTGTGCCAGTGCGGTTGGAGTTGGGGAGTAATGAGGCGATCAAGCAGGCGATCGCCGGCAACCTCGGTATCTCTGTTCTGTCTTACCACAGTCTCACCGCCGAAGGAGGGATGCCCGAATTAACCGTGCTCAATGTTGCCCATTTCCCGATCCAGCGGCAGTGGTACGTGGCAAATCTGGCGACCAAACAGCTATCGGTGATCGCCGAAACCTTCCGGGACTATCTCGTCGAAGAAAGTCGCCCCTTTCAAACGCGCCTGAATGATTCCCTGCTCGCGATCGCCTCTTAACCTGCACCCGATTGAACCACCCCGAACCCGGTGCGATAAGCTAGGGAAGCGAACAATCGATCCCCCTTTGCCCGATCGCACCCATGACGCAACATCCGATCATCCCCCTCGGCTCCGTGGTTCAAGGCTCCCTCAGTCAAGGCATTGAGGTACGCCTCCATCCTGATGTGTCCGTTGAAGACATGCGGGTGGGTAAATTTTTGGTGATTAAAGGGGTGCGATCGCACTTCTTTTGCCTCCTCACCGATGTCACCCTCGGCACCACCAGCCCCCGCATCCTCACCAACCCCCCGCCCCCCGGTGACGACTTTCTCCACGCCGTCCTCGCCGGCAGCAGCATCTACGGCACGATCAACCTCTCCCCCATGTTGATGCTGATTCCCGACAGCCAACCCAACCCCGACCGCAACGGCGACAGCACCCTCGCCTCCTTCACCGCCAACAGCAACAGCGACACCGTCCTCCTCCCCGTCAAAACCATTCCCAGCCATTTCAGCCAAGTATTTGATGCCAGCGAGCGCGATTTTCGCATCGTCTTCGGCTGGGAAGATGACCCCCAGCGTAAAAACTTCGCCGTTGGTCAACCCCTTGATATGGATGTGCCCGTTTGTCTCAATTTAGAGCGATTTGTTGAGCGTAGTAACGGCATTTTTGGCAAGTCCGGTACGGGTAAATCCTTCCTCACCCGCCTGATCTTATCCGGCATCATCCACAAGCAAGCCGGGGTAAATCTCATGTTTGATATGCACTCAGAATATGGCTGGGAAGCCATGAAAGAGGGCAAAAATATCAGCACCGTCAAAGGCTTAAAACAACTTTTTCAAAACCGCGTTGAAATCTTCACCCTAGACCCCGAATCCACCAACCGGCGAGGGGTGCGTGATGCCCAAGAACTCTATTTAAGCTATGACCAAATCGAAATTGAAGACCTGCGCTTAGTGACGCACGAACTGGGCTTATCCGATGCTAGTTTAGACAATGCAAACATCCTATCTTCTGAGTTTGGCAAGGCGTGGATTGTGCAATTATTGAGCATGACCAATGAAGAGATTAGCGAATTCTGCGAAACGAAACAAGGTCACAAAGGCTCGATTATGTCCCTCCAACGTAAACTCATGCGGTTGGATTCTTTGAAGTATATTCGCGCCACTTGTCCCCGTAATTATATTGATCAGGTTTTGGAATATTTAGACGCAGGTAAACACGTCATCATTGAGTTTGGCTCGCAATCTAATTTGTTGTCCTATATGTTGGCGACGAACATGATCACGCGCCGAATTCATGCCAGTTATGTGAGAAAAGCCGATCGCTTTCTCCGCTCCAAAGATGAGCGCGATCGCCCCCGTCAACTGGTGATCACGATCGAAGAAGCTCACCGTTTCCTGGATTCGAGCATCGTCCACCAAACCATTTTCGGCACGATCGCCCGCGAAATGCGTAAATATTTCGTCACCCTCCTGGTGGTGGATCAACGCCCGTCGGGAATTGACAATGAGGTGATGTCTCAGGTGGGGACGCGGATCACTTGTCTGCTCAATGATGATAAGGATATTGACGCAATTTTTACCGGAGTTTCGGGGGGGCAAGGGCTGCGATCGGTGTTGGCTAAGTTGGATTCTAAACAGCAGGCGTTGATCCTCGGTCACGCCGTACCGATGCCGGTGGTGGTGCGCACTCGTCCCTACGATAGTGATTTTTATACCGAAATCGGCGATCGCGATTGGCAGGATGTCTCGGATCAAGACTTGGCCACCGAAGCGGCCATCGCTCGTAGCGATCTAGGGTTTTAATGCTCTAGAATCCCTCAATCTAAACCCAATTAAGATGATGAAAAACGCCATGATCAAACGGCCGGTTAATACTTGCGATCGCTACCATGCCCATGTTTATTTTGATGCCGAAACCATCGCCCCAGCCTCGGCTCTATGCGCCGCAGCGGGCGAGCAGTTTGGCGTTGCCGTTGGTCATGTCCATCAAAAACTTGTTGGCCCTCATCCCTGCTGGAGCTGCCAACTCAGTTTTGACAAAACCCAATTTGATACCTTAATTCCCTGGCTGGATCAGGAGCGCGATCGTTTAACCATCCTCATCCACGGGGTCACGGGGAATGACCTGGCGGATCACACAGAATATGCGGCTTGGCTGGGCGATCCCGTCCCACTGAATCTTACGATTTTTGAGGTGCAATCTTGACCTTACCCCCTATCCGCTGCCTTCCACCGGGTTGACTGACAAAAGATCGGACTCAACTCCCGAAATCCCTTGCCAAGTCTGGCTTTCAGCTTAAAAGAATAGAATCCCTAGTATCCGTTTGCCCTATTCGTTTTCGCAGCAGCCGTACTTCTCGGCTCGATTACTGAAGCTGCCACAGGGTGTTATCTTGGATATTTTTGCAGACATCATCAAAAACCTTCCGACAATGGTTGTCTGTCGAGAGGGGCAGTTCCTCGTTTTTTAGAATGCAATTAAGATGCACTTTTTTAGACGCAGTGCTTTGATAATCCACCAATGCTTCAACCGTTACGAGCTTGGCGAACTTAACTTGTCCAGGGTGTTCTCGCCCAACAACGTACTCATTGTTACGATAAATGATTTCAAAGTTACAGGCTTGCAAAACAGTATCAAGATGGGAGAGGAGGGTATCTAGTGAGTTTTCACTGTAGAATGAGCAGGAATAACGAGCCATAATTTCCCCGTACTTTCCTCGTGGTCTAAGGTGATCAGCTTGGCTATCATGACAGCGATGGCCTATCAATTATCCCAAGGGTATTTGCAGCTACTCTAGCGTTTTTTTCAAAATCTGTCAGCTATGCCCGCCAGGAACATCGCATTGTACCCGCCGGATTCATGGTCGGGGCTTCATGCGCGTAACGTGCCGTAGGCATTGGGTTTCGATGCCCCAGAGACGGCTAAACTCCTGATTGATTGCCGTGGCTGTTGGTTTGATGATGTCGTGATTTCCTGCGAAATGATGCTGTGGAATCAGCACTATATCGATTTTCAGACTGAAGTATTAAAAGAAGATAAAGTTATGATGTCCGGTCAATTTATTGTGTTTGAAGGGGGAGAAGGTGCGGGAAAAACGACGCAGTTACGGCGATCGCATGCTTGGTTAAAGGCGCAATGGGGGCAACAGCGGGCGATTCTCCAGACCCGTGAGCCGGGCGGGACACCCTTGGGGAGCAAACTGCGCGATATTCTGCTCCATAGTGGTGCGGTGGTGGATCGGGCTGAATTACTTTTGTTTGCTGCCGATCGCGCTCAACATGTGGACACGGTGATCCAGCCGGCGTTATCCCAAGGGGCGATGGTGCTGTGCGATCGCTTTACCGATTCCACCTGGGCTTACCAAGGCTATGGGCGGGGCCTTGATCTCACACTGATCGCCCAATTAAATGCGATCGCCACCCATCACCTCACCCCCCATCTCACCTTCTGGCTGGATCTTCCCGTGGAAGTGGGTCTCGCCCGCAGTCAACGGGAGGGCCAGCGCGATCGCATTGAACAGGCAGATCTGTCCTTTCATCGGCGGGTACGGGAGGGGTTTACCCACCTCGTCCAGCAGGAACCGGAGCGAATCGTGCGGATCGATGCGTCCCAACCGGCGGATCAAGTCCAGCAGGCAATTCAAACGGTGTTGCGATCGCGGGGCTATGTCCCCCCCGAATCCTCGGATTAATCCCTACGGTTCAATCACCGTGCCATCTTCAATATCCAATTCCACATTGGGCCCCCGATCCAGCACCTCTACATCCCACTGGCCACGGCGGGCGGTTTCAAAACTGATGTAGCGGCCGTCGGGGCTGATTTTTGGGTTGCGCACCCAATAGCGATAGCGACGGGTGAGAATTTCGGAGCGTTGAATGGCGCGATCGTAGCAGGCGATCGCGGGTCGTCCTTCTTCATTCACTAGATAGACGATGTAGCGACCCGTGCGGCTGAGGCTGGGGCTTTGGACTAAGGTGCGGTCTTGATTGAGTCCCGTTAGGGTTAAAAATCGCTTGGTGCTGAGGTTATACACCGCAATTTGTGCCGAGCCGTTGCGGTTGGTGATGAACGCCACTAATTTGCCATCGCCGCTGAGGGTGGGCTGTTCATCGGTAAAGCGGCTATTGAGGGCCACGGGTTCGATGCTGGCGGGTTCGTTCTGGCAGGCGGAGAGGGAAATTGCGATCGCACCCACTACCCCCCCCCATCGCCCCAACCATCGCCAGGGCCATCGTCTGAATCCCAGAATCATAGGTCTAGGGCCTTAATACTCCGTCGATCCCACCGGGGGTTCAACGTCATCATCGTAGGGGCGATCCGGACGGCGGCGCGATCGCGGTTCCTCAAAGTCCAGATCCGGTTCATCCTCGTAATCCGGTGGCTCGCGGTCTACCCCCGCATCAAAATCATCCTCGCCATAGTCATCGTACTCATCCCCATAGTGGTCATCACGGGGCGCTGAAGATCGAGGCGGTTCCGGTTCTAGTGCTTCGTCGTAGTCCACATAGTCCACGTAGGGCGCGGGTTCTTCGTCTTCATAGAGTGCCGCATTGCGGGCCGAACCATTGCGGCGTGGCCGTTCCGGTTCACTCACTGTCCGATCCGGGCGACGGGATGGCGATCGCCGCCCCGACCGGCGTTCCTCAACGCCTTCAGTTTCTTCCCACTCATCTTCCCAAGCGTCATAGCGATCAGCGTAGCGCGTTTCATCGGGGGGATAGTCGCGGCTCGGTGGGGTATCGCGGGCCGGACGACGACTGCGGGGCGATCGCGGCGGTGGGCTGCTACGGTCTGTTGTCGGACGAGCGGCGCGGCTCCGGGGCGATGGAGCCGGGGCATCATCGTAGTCATCACTCCCCCGCAGCCGTTTGCGGGGCACAGATGCAGGCTCACGGTAGGCAGGCTCTAGCTCGTCGTAGTCCGGTTCTCGATAGGCACGGTAGGAACGGCTCACCGGGCGGT
Coding sequences within:
- a CDS encoding DOPA 4,5-dioxygenase family protein, with the translated sequence MIKRPVNTCDRYHAHVYFDAETIAPASALCAAAGEQFGVAVGHVHQKLVGPHPCWSCQLSFDKTQFDTLIPWLDQERDRLTILIHGVTGNDLADHTEYAAWLGDPVPLNLTIFEVQS
- a CDS encoding helicase HerA domain-containing protein, producing MTQHPIIPLGSVVQGSLSQGIEVRLHPDVSVEDMRVGKFLVIKGVRSHFFCLLTDVTLGTTSPRILTNPPPPGDDFLHAVLAGSSIYGTINLSPMLMLIPDSQPNPDRNGDSTLASFTANSNSDTVLLPVKTIPSHFSQVFDASERDFRIVFGWEDDPQRKNFAVGQPLDMDVPVCLNLERFVERSNGIFGKSGTGKSFLTRLILSGIIHKQAGVNLMFDMHSEYGWEAMKEGKNISTVKGLKQLFQNRVEIFTLDPESTNRRGVRDAQELYLSYDQIEIEDLRLVTHELGLSDASLDNANILSSEFGKAWIVQLLSMTNEEISEFCETKQGHKGSIMSLQRKLMRLDSLKYIRATCPRNYIDQVLEYLDAGKHVIIEFGSQSNLLSYMLATNMITRRIHASYVRKADRFLRSKDERDRPRQLVITIEEAHRFLDSSIVHQTIFGTIAREMRKYFVTLLVVDQRPSGIDNEVMSQVGTRITCLLNDDKDIDAIFTGVSGGQGLRSVLAKLDSKQQALILGHAVPMPVVVRTRPYDSDFYTEIGDRDWQDVSDQDLATEAAIARSDLGF
- a CDS encoding TolB family protein — encoded protein: MILGFRRWPWRWLGRWGGVVGAIAISLSACQNEPASIEPVALNSRFTDEQPTLSGDGKLVAFITNRNGSAQIAVYNLSTKRFLTLTGLNQDRTLVQSPSLSRTGRYIVYLVNEEGRPAIACYDRAIQRSEILTRRYRYWVRNPKISPDGRYISFETARRGQWDVEVLDRGPNVELDIEDGTVIEP
- the tmk gene encoding dTMP kinase, encoding MSGQFIVFEGGEGAGKTTQLRRSHAWLKAQWGQQRAILQTREPGGTPLGSKLRDILLHSGAVVDRAELLLFAADRAQHVDTVIQPALSQGAMVLCDRFTDSTWAYQGYGRGLDLTLIAQLNAIATHHLTPHLTFWLDLPVEVGLARSQREGQRDRIEQADLSFHRRVREGFTHLVQQEPERIVRIDASQPADQVQQAIQTVLRSRGYVPPESSD
- a CDS encoding LysR family transcriptional regulator, whose amino-acid sequence is MIHATLHQLKVFETTARHGSFTRAAEELMITQPTVSSQIKQLTTAIGLPLFEQIGKRLYLTDAGQELLTTSQDIFGRLDNFEMTVADLKGKKQGKLRITAITTAKYFVPRLLGSFCQLHPDIDISLQVTNHHDMQQRMHDNLDDLYILSQPPEGIDLHTAPFLENPLVVVANVDHPLAQRRKIPIKALNGEQFIMREQGSGTRQAVQKLFAKYRISVPVRLELGSNEAIKQAIAGNLGISVLSYHSLTAEGGMPELTVLNVAHFPIQRQWYVANLATKQLSVIAETFRDYLVEESRPFQTRLNDSLLAIAS
- a CDS encoding Ycf66 family protein, whose protein sequence is MINFGWNSASILGVFLAVAGAGLYFLRSIKPELSRDYDIFFSAVGLVCGGILIAYGWKFDPLMQLGQFLLTLATFFFAFETLRLRGLATEQARRSTPIVDDDRPVSRSYRAYREPDYDELEPAYREPASVPRKRLRGSDDYDDAPAPSPRSRAARPTTDRSSPPPRSPRSRRPARDTPPSRDYPPDETRYADRYDAWEDEWEETEGVEERRSGRRSPSRRPDRTVSEPERPRRNGSARNAALYEDEEPAPYVDYVDYDEALEPEPPRSSAPRDDHYGDEYDDYGEDDFDAGVDREPPDYEDEPDLDFEEPRSRRRPDRPYDDDVEPPVGSTEY